ACGGATCGGTCGTCCATAAGGTACACACCCGAATTGAATTCCCCGATGGTCTTCTCTTCGGCGTTCGCCGCCTTTTCCTCGACGATGCGTTCGACCGTGCCGTTCTCGGCGCGCATGATGCGGCCGTACCCGGTGGCGTCGGCGAGCTCGCTCGTCAAGACGGTGAGGCCCGCGCCGTGCGCGCGGTGCCGTTCGAGCAAGGCCCGCAAGGTACCCAAGGCGAGCATCGGCGAGTCGCCGTACAGCACGAGGACGTCCGCGCCGCCCGCGAGTTCGCGCGCGCCGATCAAGAACGCGTGCCCGGTGCCGAGCTGCTCGCCTTGCCGCGCGAAGCGCACGCCTTCACGCGCGAGGATCGCTTCGACTTCGGCCGCGCCGTGCCCGGTGACGACGACGATGTCGCGCGCGCCGAGGTCACGCGCGAGCTTCGTCGACCACGCGATCATGGGTCGTCCGAGCACTTCGTGCAGCATCTTCGAGCGCTTGGATTTCATGCGGGTGCCTTGACCGGCGGCGAGGATGACGACGTCGAGAAGGCGGTCAGGCACGGCGCGCCTCCATCGTTTCGCGCGGTCGGCGCGCGAGGCGAACGAGCATGACGATCGAGATGACGACGATCGGAATGGACGCGAGTTGCGTGAAGGTGAACAGCCCGACGCCGGACTTGCCGAGCCCTTCGCTGAGGTACACGTTCCACGTCAACGGATTGAGGCGGAAGGTCTCTTCCCAACCGGCGCGCAGCAGCGAGTACCACAACCAGAATTGCCAAAAGGCCCAGCCGGGAATCTTGGAGCGCAACCAGTAGAAGCTCGCGATGGTGACGATGATGCCGATGATGACGCCGTAGATTTGCGTGAAGTGCACGGGTTGCGGCATGACGAGGCCGGCGGCGCGTTGCACGCAGTACGTCGCGAGGTTTTCTTGAGCGTTGGGGTTGCACATCGCGTCGTGGAAGCCGCGCGCCCAGTCGGGCCACACGAAGCCGACGGGCCACGAGGTGATGCGTCCGACGGTGTCCGAGCCGTTCATGATGTTGCCGAGCCGACCGCCGATGATGCCGAGCCCGACGCCGGGAACCATGAGTTCGGCGTACGAGTAGAAGTTGACCTTGTGCCGCCGAGCGTAGTAAAGCAGCACGAGCAGGCCCGCGGCGAGGCCGCCGTGAATGGAGATGCCGCCTTGGCGGATGTTGATGACCTCGACGAGGTTCGTGAGGAGGTTGTCGTGCTTGAAGAACAAGCCGGGGCTCGTGAGGACGAAGACGAGGCGCGCGCCGATCACGCCCCACAAAATCGCCCAGAAGGCCATGTCCGAGAACAAGTCGGGATTGAGGCCGCGCGCTCGGGCCAAGCGCAACGCGATCACCCAGCCGACGGCGATGCCCGCCGTGATGAGAAGTCCGTACCACGCGACGGACAAGCCGAAGATGCTGAATGCGACGGGATCCATGACGCCTCAGTGTACAGCCCGACATGAAAGGAGCAAGAGTTCCTTCACGATTCGAGGGCGGCTTGCACGCGCGCGCGCGTGAACACGCCCTTGACGAGGACGCGCTCACCGCTCGTCAGCACGGGCACGTCCCAGCCGTACTTCGCCTCCAAGGTCGCGTTTCCTTCGATGCCGACGCGCTCGAACGCGACGCTCAGGCGCGTCAGCAAGTCCTCGGCTTGCTCGCACAAGTGGCAGCCGTCGCGGGCGTACAGCGTCAGAACCACACGAGCCTCGCGATTTCGACCAAGCCGATCAGGACGTGCAAGAAGAACTTCGCGGCGATTCCGGCGAGCAGACCGAGCAGCGTGCCCCACGCGGCGCGCGCCGCGTCGGGCAGCGAGCGTCGCTCCACGGCGATTTCGGCGAGGAACGCCCCGCCGAGCGGGCCGAGGACGAGGCCGAAGGGCAAGAAGATTCCGGCGACCGAACCGATCACCGCGCCCCACATGGCGGACTTCGATCCGCCGAAGCGGCGCGCGCCCCAGCCGGACGTGACGTTGTCGACGAGCGAGATCAGCACCGTGACGACGCCGACGCCGCCCAGCCAAAGCCAGTCGTACCATTGAAAGCCGTCGATCCACGTGGCGGCCACCGTCCCGACGAAGATGATGAGCGTGGCGGGCACGACCGGAACGAACGTTCCGATCAACCCGGCGATCCAGGCGACGAGGAACACGGTGAGGGCGAGGCTCATAACGATTCACCCTACGCGGCGCCCACCTTAGAAGTTGCGAAGCCTCGCGGGATTTTCCTTGAATTCCTCGATCGACGACGCCTTCCTAACGTATGTTAGACTCCCGTCGTGAAGAAAGTCGTGATCGTCTCGGCGTCCAGGACGCCGATCGGCAAATACCTCGGCGCCTTGAGCTCCCAGTCGGCGATCGACCTCGGCGCGACTTCCGCGCGGGCGACCTTGCAACGCGCGGGCGTCGATCCGGCGGTCGTGGAGGACGTCATTCTCGGGCAGGTCGTGAGCGCGGGCAGCGGGCAAAATCCGGCGCGTCAAGCGGCGATGCGCGCGGGCGTTCCGTCCTCGGCGGGCGCGCTGACCATCAACCGCGTGTGCGGCAGCGGCCTCAAAGCGGTGATCCTCGCGTCCCAAGCGATTCGCGCGGGCGACTCGGACGTCGTCTTGGCGGGCGGCATGGAAAGCATGTCGACGTCGCCGTACCTGCTGCCCGGCGCGCGCAGCGGCTACCGCATGGGCAACGCTCAAGTCATCGACGCCAACACCCACGACGGCTTGTGGTGCTCGATCACCGACGAAGGCATGGGACTCACGGGCGAGCGCGTCGCGCGTCACTACGGCATCACCCGCGAAGAGCAAGACGCGTACGCCTTCGAAAGCCACCGCCGCGCGGTGGACGCGCAACGCGCCGGACGCTTCGACGACGAGATCGTTTCCATAGAGATCACGAGCCGAAAAGGCGCGACGCTCGTCACTCAAGACGAAGGACCGCGCGCCGACTCCACCGTCGAAGCGCTCGGCAAGCTCAAGCCCGCCTTTGCGAACGACGGCACCGTCACGGCGGGCAACGCGCCGGGCCTCAACGACGGCGCGGCGACGCTGCTCGTCACGAGCGAGGAGCGCGCCCTCGCCTTGGGCCTCACGCCCCTCGCTGAAATCGTCGCGAGCGCGTCGTCGGGCCTCGATCCCGCGTGGGTGATGATGACGCCCGTACCCGCCGTGCGCAAGCTGCTGGAAAAGACGAACCGCGGCGTGTCGGACGTGGATCTTTGGGAGCTCAACGAGGCGTTCAGCGTGCAAGCCCTCGCCGTGTCGCGCGATCTCGGCCTCGACACCGCCAACGTCAACGTGAACGGCGGCGCGGTGGCCCTCGGTCATCCTATCGGCGCTTCCGGCGCGCGCATCCTCGTCACGCTGCTCGCGGCGCTTCAGCAGCGCGACCGGGAAACGGGCGTGGCGACGCTGTGCATGGGCGGCGGCAACGGCCTCGCGCTGCTCGTGCGCCGCCTCGGTTGACAAGGACACTTCCCGAGTAAGCTTGGCTCATGCTGACGATTCTCGACACGACGTTGCGTGACGGCGCCCTCGCCGAGGGCATCGACCTCACCATCGAAGACAAACTGCGCGTCACGCCCCTCATCGACTCCCTTGGCGTGCAGTACCTCGAAGGTGGGTGGCCGCTCGTGTTCGAGCGCGACCTGGAGTTCTTTCGGCGCGCGGGCGAAGAGTTGCAACTCGGCGCCAAACTCACGGTGTTCGGCGCGACGCGCCGCCCCGAAACGCTCGTGACGCGCGACCGCGGCATGGCGTTGCTGCTCGAGTCGGGCGCGCCGGTCGTGCACTTGTACGGCAAGGTGTGGACGCTGCACGTCGAGAAGGTGCTCGGCACGACCCGCGAGGAGAACCTCGCGATGCTGCGCGACTCCGTCTCGATGATGAAAGGTGAAGGGCGCGAGGTGATCTTCACCGCCGAACACTTCTTCGACGGTTTTCGCGCCGACCGCGAATACGCACTGGCGAACTTGCACGCGGCGGTCGAGGCGGGCGCCGACATTCTGTCGCTCGGCGACTCGAACGGCGCGAGCTTGCCCGACCTCGTTCAGGAGGGCGTGCGCGCCGCCCTCGGCATCGCGACGGGCCGCACGGTCGGGCTGCACCTTCACAACGACCTCGGGCTCGCGCTCGGCAACACCATCGCGGGTCTCTCGGCGGGCGCGACGCACGTGCAAGGCACCGTGAACGGCTACGCCGCTCGGTCGGGCATCACGGACCTCACGGCGCTGTTGCCGATTTTGAAACTCAAGATGGGCGTGGACGTCGTGACTGACGCGCAACTCGCCCGCTTGAGTTCGGTCGCGCGCAAAGTCGCCGAGATCGTCGGGCTCGGTGACGAGATGGACCACAAGCCCGTCGTGGGCCGCAAGGTCTTCTCGCACAAGACGCAAACGCACGTCGCGGCCGTTCTGAGCGCGCCCGAAGCGTACGAGGCGATCGCGCCCGAAAGCGTGGGCAACCAACGACGGTTGTTGCTGCCGGGCCTCACGCGCCCCACGTACCTGGCGGAAGTCGCGCGAACGTACGGCGTCGACCTCAGCGTGTCGAGCGCCGCGAACGCGAACATCCTCGCCGTTCTCAAAGGCTTGGAGGATCAAGGGTACACGTACGAGGACGCCTCGGCGAGCCTCGAGCTTCGTCTCGCGCACCTCACGGGAAGCGCCACCGCGACGTTGGCGGTGGAGCGACTGCGGTTGTTCGAGGTGATTCGCGGCGCGAACCAGACGGTCGTGGAGGCGAGCCTGCGCGTGCGCGTCGGCGCGGACAGCGTGTACGTCGCCGCCGAGGGCGCCGAGCCGCTCGAGACGCTCTACCTCGTGCTGGTCGCGGCGTTGCAAGCCGTGCCCGACACGCGCGAGCGCGGCACGGCGATGCGGTTCCTCGGCGCGCGCGTTCGCAACTTGGGTCGAGGGAAAGTGCGCGTCGTCGCGACCCTCGGCGACGGCGAGCGCGAGTGGACGACGGTCGGTATCGACCGTGATCTCGTCAAGGCCGCGTGGACGTCGCTGCTGGACGGCGTTGAGTACGGACTGAGCGGCTTGCAAGGTCAGACAGTGGTTTCCCCGTGAGGAGTTTCGTTTCTTCCCGCCAAGCGTTCGCTTGGCGGTTTCGTTCGAGGTGATACATGAAGTTCGGCGTGATCGGTGCGGGACAGATGGGCGCGGGCATCGCGCAAGTGGCGGCTCAGGCGGGATTCACGGTGGTGCTGCGAGACGTCGAGGAGCGCTTTTTGCAGCGCGGCCGTTCCGTGATCGAACGGTCCTTGGCGAAACTCCACGAGAAAGGCAAGCTCGACGCGACGCCCGAGGACGTGATCGGGCGCGTCTCGTTCACGACGGCCCTGGAGGATTTCGCGGCGTGCGACGTCGTGGTGGAGGCGATCGTCGAGGACGAGGCCGTCAAGAAGGCCTTGTTCGCCGACCTCGGCCGGATCGTTCAGCCGAGCGGTATTTTGGCGAGCAACACGTCCTCCATTCCGATCACGAGTCTCGCCACGGCGTCGGGTCGCCCGGAGCGGTTCATCGGCATGCACTTCATGAATCCCGTGCCGCTCATGGCGCTCGTCGAAGTCATTCGTGGATACGCGACGAGCGACGAGACGGCGGCGTTCGTGGTCGACGCGGCGCGCCGGATGGGGAAGACGCCTTTGTCGTGCAACGACTTTCCCGGGTTCGTGTCGAACCGAGTGTTGATGCCGATGATCAACGAGGCCATTCAGTGCGTGATGGAAGGCGTGGCGGAACCCGAGGCGATCGACGGAATCATGAAGCTCGGCATGAACCACCCGATGGGACCGTTGACGCTGGCAGATTTCATCGGTCTCGACACCTGCCTGGCGATCATGGAGGTGCTGCATCGCGGCCTGGGTGACGACAAGTACCGTCCGTCGCCGTTGCTGCGCAAGATGGTTCAAGCGGGCTTGCTGGGTCGCAAGAGCGGGCGCGGCTTTTATACGTACGGCACGGCCTGAACTGGCTCTATCTGTGTTGTGAAAAGGGGAGGGCTGCTTCACGCAATCCTCTCCTTTCCGAGGAAATAAAAATTTCACGCGCTCGACTATCGTGATTAATTTCACTTGTACTCTCATGGTTGATCTTATTTTTTCTGATGACGAGTCAGGTATTAACCTGTAGACCTCTCAAGTGAAGACGTGGGCGCCCTGCGGACAAGCTCCTACTGTGGAGACCAAGCTGAACTGGAAGTCTTTGTCGATCATCACGGCACTCACCAGCACTGCCAAGGTTTACCAGCCCACCTTCGAGCACGCCGTGAACGCCGTGCAGCTTTCTGTCGGTCACGTCCGGCAGAACGATCGGACGGTGGTCGCCAGACCCTGGAACCTTCCCCGCAATGCCGCGCCTTTCGCTGGGCTGGCTTGCTCCTTGAACGACCTGATGAAGTTCGCTCGTTTCATGCTCGGCGATGGACGCAACGCCCAGGGAGAACGACTCCTGAGTGAGCAAGGAATGGCCGCTCTGCTGCACCCCAACGAGAGACGACGGACGGGCGCTGGGTGGGACTGACGTGGAACGTGGCCCTGGTGAACGGCGTGCAGGTGGTGTCGCATGCCGGTTCTATGGGAGGGCAGACAGCAGTACTGGCCTTGATCCCGAAGCTCGGGATGGCTTTCGCGTCGATGACGAACGCTGCTGGGGGCATGGAGATGAATCGTGCGTTGTTGGAATGGTTTTCCCAGCATGTCCTGCACGACGAGCCCCAGGAACCGGCTTGGTTGACCTTGAGGCAGGATGAGCTCGTGGAGTACGAGGGTCGGTATCAAGTTCCCGGAGACCGACATAGCTTTCGCGTCACGGCCCACGAAGGTGGATTGTTGTTCGCGTTCGAGCGAGGTGCAGGAAGGGAGGTGTTTGATGCATCGGATCTCTGGCCCCCGACTCGGTTTGTGTTTCATGCGCAGGACCGAGTGACGGTGCGGGACTGGATTCTCAAGGGGATGAGGTTCGATTTCCTGCGTGTCGACGGTCTGGTTCACTATCTGAGGGCGTTTTCTCGGATCATGGTTTGTCAGCAGAAGGCGTAAGGATCTCTACGCGTCACCTTGCACGCTCGTTCCTTGGCCCAGCATCAGCAGCCGAAAACCAACTTCTGCTGCTGTCAGTCATTAGGCACGGCGCCTCCGAAAAGGGAAGGCTCGCGGCACAATATCGCGTCTTTCATTTTTCATTCCTGCCGCGCGCCATGCGAGGATATGCGGGGCTGGAGGCGAGATTTTTCCGTAAATGCGGCAAAAATTTCACGCGCCCATTTTATCGTGAATCATTTCACTTACCTCCATTGAATGGTTTCCTACCGCTCTCCTCAAGACCCTACGAAGACTCGAAGGGTGCGGCCTCTCGAGTCTTCGATCACAACGTCAACGCCAAGCGAAGTGCCTGCGCGAGTCCTCCCGCGTCCACGTGACCGACGTGATACCGTGCCGCTTCGCGCGCGTCCGCGTCGGCGTTGCCCATCGCCACGGCGTGCCCCACGACGCCCATCGCGCCGACGTCATTGTGCGCGTCGCCGACCATCATGACGCGCTCCAACGGCACTCCGTACGAAGCCGCGACGGCCGTGACGGCGCTCGCTTTGCTCACGCCGGGCTTCGTGAGGCTCACGAACAACGCGTCCGGCATGACCGGCGAGGTGGCAGGGGAGACCGTGAGGTCCTCGTTCGCTTCCGAGAGAAGCTCGTCTTTCATCGCGAGCGGCACCACCCACTGTGCCCGCACGACCTTCCCGTCGAGGCTCAGCAAGTCGCGCGGAACGAACGGCACGCCCAGCAACGCCGCGTGCTCCACGGCCGCGCGGTCGGTGCGCTCCACGGCGTACGCGTCGTCCGTGTACACCTCCAAGATGCGGTTCGTGCGGCGCGCGAGATTCACAAGGTTCGCGAGGGCCACGCTCGGCAAACCTTCCGAGCGGGACGCGAGGGACGACACGTTCACGATCGACGCGCCGTTTTGGAAGATGTGCCACGCCGAGTCGTCGAGTCGCCGCGCGTACTCGCGCGCCACGCCGAACGCGGGGCGGCCCGTCGTGAGGCACAAGTGAATTCCGGCGGCGCGCGCCTCGCTCACCGCGTCCCATACCACCTCGGGAATCACGCCGCCCGTTCCGACGAGCGTTCCGTCGACGTCGATGCACACCAAGCCGAGCGTCACAAGCGCCCCTCGTGTTCCACCACGGCGCACCCACCGACGCGCACTTCACGCACGGCGTCCCCGTCGAGCGCGATGTCGACGATGACTTCGCCCGGCGTGCCGAGCGCGTGTCCTTGTCGGCACAAGCCGCGCGCCATGCCGCCACGCCTCGGCAGAATGCCCGCGCTCGCCAGCATCGCCACGAGGGCGCCCGACGAGCTGCCCGTCACGGGGTCCTCGGGAATGCCCACGAGCGGCGAGAAGTCGCGCGTGTAAAACGAGTCCGGACTCATGGGCGCGTACGCGTGCACGCCCGTGACGCCGAGTTCGCGGCTGATCGACTCGATCTCGGCGAAGTTCGGCTCCAAGGCGTCCACCACGAACGCGTCGAGCAGCGGCACGAAGATCGACCACAAGCCGGTGCTCGCCACGGCCATCGGCAAGCCTCGGTGTACGAGGCGGTCGCTGACGCCGAGCGCGCCGGCGAGGCGTGACCGCCAACCGCTCGGAAGCGTTCGCACTTCCAAGGGGCGCTGGCGCATCCACACGCGGTGGGGCGCGCCCGCTTCGCGTTCCAAGTCGAGTTCGATCGGTCCGACGAGCGTCTCGAGGACCATGCCGTCACGCCACAAACCGCGTTGCGCGAGCACGAGGCCGAGCGCGACGGTGGCGTGACCGCAAAACTCGATTTCCTGGGTGGGCGTGAAGTACCGAACGCGTGCGACGCGTTCGTCGACGTTCACCACGAACACCGTCTCGGGCACGCCGAGGCGCGCCGCCAAGCCTTGCATTTGAGTGTCGCTGAGCGACGCGCCGTCCAGGACGACGCCGGCGGCGTTGCCGTGTCCGGGCGTGGACGTGAAGGCGCTCACTTGACAGTACGAAATCATGACGCTTCAGGGTAGCGTGTTCGAGCGGGCGGCGCGCCGAGGTGGTCTTGAGCGACTTCCCCATCCATCCGATGATAATGAATGTTATCATCGGAGCGACATGCCGAAGAAGCCCGACGACGCCCTCGTTCCCTACACTGGCGACCGCCTCGCCCAAGCCCGCTCCGTCGCCACCCTCCACGACGACGAACTCAAACGCCGCGCGAGCGCCGCCGCCCGCGACAAGAACCTCGACGATCTCTGGGCCATCACCCTCGCGTACCTCACGTCCGATTCGCACGCGGGCGTCGGCGCGAGCAAGCACACGCTGCGCGCCTACCGCAAAGGCGTCGAAGTCCTCGTGGAGTACGCCGCCGACCACGCGTGGAACTTGCTGCGGCCCGGTCGACGCGAGCCGGGCTTGTTCGTCGCGCACCTCAGCGCCTCGGGCCTCAAGCCCGCCACCGTGCACTCACGCGTCGCGAGCGCCAACGCCTTGTACCGCGCGCTTCGCTGGGCGGGCGCGACGGACGCCGATCCCTTCGCGGACGTCAAGCGCCCCAAGGACCGCACGAAGGGCATCGTGAAGAACCCGCCGTACAAAACCGACTTCGTGACCGCCATGGCCGAGGTCGCCCGAGCCGACGAGCGCGCGTTGATCTTGCTCATGGCGCACGCGGGCCTGCGCATCGCCGAGGCGCTCGCCTTGGCCTGGGAGCACGTGCACTTCGAACGCAAGCGCCTGCTGGTCGCGCATGGCAAAGGCGACAAGGCCCGCCTCGTGCCGATGAGCGCGAAGCTTCGCGAGGCCCTGCACGCCTTGCGCGTCGAGCGTGGTCTCCCCTCGCGCGGCTTCGTCTTCACCTTCCACGCGTACGCCACGGCGTACGAACGCCTGCGCCGCCTCGCGCGGTCCATCGACCGTGAGGACGAGTTTCGAGGATTTCACGCGGGCCGAAAGCTCGCCGGAACGCGCCTGTACGCGCAAGTCAAGGATTTCACGCGCGTCGCGGGCTTTCTGGGGCACGAGCAGGTGGACACCACGCGTCGTTACGTGGAACTCCCCGAGGACGATCTCGCCGACGCCGTGGAGAACTTCGAGTAACACGACGAACATACGTACAAGTGAAATGATTCACGATAAAATGGGCGCGTGAAATTTTTGCCGCCTCATCAAATTTCCCTTCCACCCATGCCTCTATAATTCCACCCATGACGTTCATTTCCGACCTTCCCCGGCACATCGACAAGGAAGTCACGCTCACGGCGTGGCTCACCGACAAGACGGGACGCGGCAAACTGCAATTCCTCAAGCTTCGCGACGGCAGCGGCTTCGTGCAAGCCGCCATGTCGAAAAACGACGTGTCCGAGGACGCCTTCGAGACGGGCAAGCGCCTCGTGCAAGAACAGGCCGTGCGCGTCACGGGCGTCGTGCGCGCCGACGAGCGCGCTCCAGGCGGCGTGGAACTCGGCGTGAAAGACCTCACCGTCGTGAGCGAGAACCACGGCGAGTACCCCATCACGCCCAAAGAGCACGGCGTGGACTTCCTGCTCGACCACCGCCACGTCCACTTGCGCCACCGCCGCCCGTGGTCGATCATCCGCGTGCGCGACTGCGTGCAACGCGCCGTCGCCGACTTCTTCCACCAAGAAGGCTTCGTCCGCTTCGACGCGCCGTTCTTCACGCCGAACGCCGCCGAGGGTACGACCGAACTCTTCGAAATCGACTTGTTCGGGGAGGACAAAGCGTACTTGTCGCAAACGGGCCAATTGCACGCCGAGGCGGGCGCCCTCGCGTTCGGCAAGGTCTACACCTTCGGCCCGACCTTTCGCGCCGAGAAAAGCAAGACGCGCCGCCACCTGCTCGAATTCTGGATGATCGAACCCGAAGTCGCGCCCGCCACGCACGAAGACAACATGGCGTTGCAAGAGCGCTTCGTGAGCTTCCTCGTGCGCCGCGCCCTCGACGAGTGCGAAGCGGAACTCACGATGCTTGGGCGCGACCTCGACAAGCTGCGGCCCGCCGCCGAAGGAAACTTTCCGCGCGTCACGTACAGCGACGCCCTGGGAGTCATCAACGACCGCATCACGCGCGGCGACTTCCCGGAGAACGTCTCCCCCGACACGCCGCTGCTCACGTGGGGCGACGATTTCGGCGCGCCGCACGAAACCATTCTCGGCGCGAGCTTCGACCGTCCCGTGATCGTCGAGCGGTACCCGGCGGCGATCAAGGCGTTCTACATGCAGCCCGATCCGCGAGACGAACGCGTCGCGCTGTGCGACGACATGATCGCGCCGGAAGGTTACGGCGAGATCATCGGAGGCTCCGAGCGCATTCACGACTTCGAGCTCCTCAAGCGCCGCATCGAACACGAAGGCTTGCCGCTCGAAGCGTTCGAGTGGTACCTCGACTTGCGCCGCTTCGGCAGCGTTCCGCACGCCGGCTTCGGCATGGGCTTGGAACGCACGATCGCGTGGATCACCGGCATCGACCACATTCGCGAAGCGATTCCCTTTCCGCGCATGCTGACGCGCATGCGTCCGTGACGCGAACGTAGCGAGAGCGGCAGTCTCGGCGCCCGCGCCCTTCTAGGGTAACGTCATGCGCCGCGTGGACGTGCTCGTGATCGGCAGTGGCCCCTCTGGGCTCGCCCTCACGAGCGCGCTCGCGTCGAACGGTGTGGCGGTCGCCAACCTCAGCTTGGACGCGCACGCACGCTGGCCGCAAACGTACGGCGCTTGGGAAGACGAACTCAGCGACCTCGACGTGCCGACGTCGCACCGCTGGAGCCGCGTGTTCGTCCATCCGAAGCGCGAACGAGCATTGCAACGCGCGTACGTCCTGCTCGACAACGAAGCGCTGCAAAACCAACTGCGCGAACGCGCGGCGCGTGACGGCGCCGCGTGGCGAGCCGCGCGGGCGGTCGAGGTGCGAGCCACGCCGCAAGGAAGCGTCGTGCTCGACGCGCACGGCCGTTCGCACCACGCGCGGCTCGTGGTGAATGCCAGCGGCCACGTCGACTTCGACGCGGCCGCCCCCAGCACGTCGAGGTTGGCGTTTCAAGCGGCGTACGGCGTCGTCGCGACCTTCGACCGCCCGCCCATCAAGCCCGGCTCC
This DNA window, taken from Deinococcus yavapaiensis KR-236, encodes the following:
- a CDS encoding prolipoprotein diacylglyceryl transferase gives rise to the protein MDPVAFSIFGLSVAWYGLLITAGIAVGWVIALRLARARGLNPDLFSDMAFWAILWGVIGARLVFVLTSPGLFFKHDNLLTNLVEVINIRQGGISIHGGLAAGLLVLLYYARRHKVNFYSYAELMVPGVGLGIIGGRLGNIMNGSDTVGRITSWPVGFVWPDWARGFHDAMCNPNAQENLATYCVQRAAGLVMPQPVHFTQIYGVIIGIIVTIASFYWLRSKIPGWAFWQFWLWYSLLRAGWEETFRLNPLTWNVYLSEGLGKSGVGLFTFTQLASIPIVVISIVMLVRLARRPRETMEARRA
- a CDS encoding glutaredoxin family protein, with the protein product MVLTLYARDGCHLCEQAEDLLTRLSVAFERVGIEGNATLEAKYGWDVPVLTSGERVLVKGVFTRARVQAALES
- a CDS encoding PhzF family phenazine biosynthesis protein, producing MISYCQVSAFTSTPGHGNAAGVVLDGASLSDTQMQGLAARLGVPETVFVVNVDERVARVRYFTPTQEIEFCGHATVALGLVLAQRGLWRDGMVLETLVGPIELDLEREAGAPHRVWMRQRPLEVRTLPSGWRSRLAGALGVSDRLVHRGLPMAVASTGLWSIFVPLLDAFVVDALEPNFAEIESISRELGVTGVHAYAPMSPDSFYTRDFSPLVGIPEDPVTGSSSGALVAMLASAGILPRRGGMARGLCRQGHALGTPGEVIVDIALDGDAVREVRVGGCAVVEHEGRL
- a CDS encoding DUF456 domain-containing protein — protein: MSLALTVFLVAWIAGLIGTFVPVVPATLIIFVGTVAATWIDGFQWYDWLWLGGVGVVTVLISLVDNVTSGWGARRFGGSKSAMWGAVIGSVAGIFLPFGLVLGPLGGAFLAEIAVERRSLPDAARAAWGTLLGLLAGIAAKFFLHVLIGLVEIARLVWF
- the asnS gene encoding asparagine--tRNA ligase, encoding MTFISDLPRHIDKEVTLTAWLTDKTGRGKLQFLKLRDGSGFVQAAMSKNDVSEDAFETGKRLVQEQAVRVTGVVRADERAPGGVELGVKDLTVVSENHGEYPITPKEHGVDFLLDHRHVHLRHRRPWSIIRVRDCVQRAVADFFHQEGFVRFDAPFFTPNAAEGTTELFEIDLFGEDKAYLSQTGQLHAEAGALAFGKVYTFGPTFRAEKSKTRRHLLEFWMIEPEVAPATHEDNMALQERFVSFLVRRALDECEAELTMLGRDLDKLRPAAEGNFPRVTYSDALGVINDRITRGDFPENVSPDTPLLTWGDDFGAPHETILGASFDRPVIVERYPAAIKAFYMQPDPRDERVALCDDMIAPEGYGEIIGGSERIHDFELLKRRIEHEGLPLEAFEWYLDLRRFGSVPHAGFGMGLERTIAWITGIDHIREAIPFPRMLTRMRP
- a CDS encoding tyrosine-type recombinase/integrase; this translates as MPKKPDDALVPYTGDRLAQARSVATLHDDELKRRASAAARDKNLDDLWAITLAYLTSDSHAGVGASKHTLRAYRKGVEVLVEYAADHAWNLLRPGRREPGLFVAHLSASGLKPATVHSRVASANALYRALRWAGATDADPFADVKRPKDRTKGIVKNPPYKTDFVTAMAEVARADERALILLMAHAGLRIAEALALAWEHVHFERKRLLVAHGKGDKARLVPMSAKLREALHALRVERGLPSRGFVFTFHAYATAYERLRRLARSIDREDEFRGFHAGRKLAGTRLYAQVKDFTRVAGFLGHEQVDTTRRYVELPEDDLADAVENFE
- a CDS encoding thiolase family protein; translated protein: MKKVVIVSASRTPIGKYLGALSSQSAIDLGATSARATLQRAGVDPAVVEDVILGQVVSAGSGQNPARQAAMRAGVPSSAGALTINRVCGSGLKAVILASQAIRAGDSDVVLAGGMESMSTSPYLLPGARSGYRMGNAQVIDANTHDGLWCSITDEGMGLTGERVARHYGITREEQDAYAFESHRRAVDAQRAGRFDDEIVSIEITSRKGATLVTQDEGPRADSTVEALGKLKPAFANDGTVTAGNAPGLNDGAATLLVTSEERALALGLTPLAEIVASASSGLDPAWVMMTPVPAVRKLLEKTNRGVSDVDLWELNEAFSVQALAVSRDLGLDTANVNVNGGAVALGHPIGASGARILVTLLAALQQRDRETGVATLCMGGGNGLALLVRRLG
- a CDS encoding Cof-type HAD-IIB family hydrolase yields the protein MTLGLVCIDVDGTLVGTGGVIPEVVWDAVSEARAAGIHLCLTTGRPAFGVAREYARRLDDSAWHIFQNGASIVNVSSLASRSEGLPSVALANLVNLARRTNRILEVYTDDAYAVERTDRAAVEHAALLGVPFVPRDLLSLDGKVVRAQWVVPLAMKDELLSEANEDLTVSPATSPVMPDALFVSLTKPGVSKASAVTAVAASYGVPLERVMMVGDAHNDVGAMGVVGHAVAMGNADADAREAARYHVGHVDAGGLAQALRLALTL
- a CDS encoding homocitrate synthase/isopropylmalate synthase family protein produces the protein MLTILDTTLRDGALAEGIDLTIEDKLRVTPLIDSLGVQYLEGGWPLVFERDLEFFRRAGEELQLGAKLTVFGATRRPETLVTRDRGMALLLESGAPVVHLYGKVWTLHVEKVLGTTREENLAMLRDSVSMMKGEGREVIFTAEHFFDGFRADREYALANLHAAVEAGADILSLGDSNGASLPDLVQEGVRAALGIATGRTVGLHLHNDLGLALGNTIAGLSAGATHVQGTVNGYAARSGITDLTALLPILKLKMGVDVVTDAQLARLSSVARKVAEIVGLGDEMDHKPVVGRKVFSHKTQTHVAAVLSAPEAYEAIAPESVGNQRRLLLPGLTRPTYLAEVARTYGVDLSVSSAANANILAVLKGLEDQGYTYEDASASLELRLAHLTGSATATLAVERLRLFEVIRGANQTVVEASLRVRVGADSVYVAAEGAEPLETLYLVLVAALQAVPDTRERGTAMRFLGARVRNLGRGKVRVVATLGDGEREWTTVGIDRDLVKAAWTSLLDGVEYGLSGLQGQTVVSP
- a CDS encoding 3-hydroxyacyl-CoA dehydrogenase family protein; its protein translation is MKFGVIGAGQMGAGIAQVAAQAGFTVVLRDVEERFLQRGRSVIERSLAKLHEKGKLDATPEDVIGRVSFTTALEDFAACDVVVEAIVEDEAVKKALFADLGRIVQPSGILASNTSSIPITSLATASGRPERFIGMHFMNPVPLMALVEVIRGYATSDETAAFVVDAARRMGKTPLSCNDFPGFVSNRVLMPMINEAIQCVMEGVAEPEAIDGIMKLGMNHPMGPLTLADFIGLDTCLAIMEVLHRGLGDDKYRPSPLLRKMVQAGLLGRKSGRGFYTYGTA